The DNA sequence TCGACCACTACGACACGCACGTCAAGACGGCGGTGTACGAGGGCAACGAGCGGGCGGCCGTCGTGAGTATCTGGGACACCCAGAGCGCGGCCGAGACGGCGGGCGGCTTCCTCTCGGATCTGCCCGGAATCGTCGCACGTGCAGGTGAACGTGGCAGTGGCCACGCAGGTGAGGAGAGCGGCTTCGGTACGATGGGGATGTTCTACACCGTCAAGCCCGAACACCGCGAGGACTTCGTGGAGAAGTTCGGAGCGGTCGGCGACGCGCTCGCCGACATGGAGGGCCACTTCGACTCCGAACTGCTGGCCAACCACGAGGACGAGAACGATATGTTCATCTCCAGCCAGTGGCGCTCGAAGGACGACGCCATGGACTTCTTCCGTAGCGACGCCTTCCGCGACACGGTGAGTTGGGGCCGGGACATCCTGGCTGACCGACCGCGACACGTCTTCCTGGCGTAACACGGCGGCTAAGCACGATGGAATCGACTTTTCTCTAATTACGACGACGGGAGACATCGTCCACGAACATTCCGAACAGAAGTGTTTGGTCGAGATGAAAGAGCAGCGACTGCAAGGAAAACTCCGAGGCCCACGCTGCTAGTTGAATAATTGAACAACTATTCAACTATTTGTCTGCCGCAAATTGGCAGGGACGTCCGGAGCCTATTCCGGTTGCCAAAGTTACTAGAAAACCAACCCCCCAAAAGCGACTCGCCGTAACTCGATTGTTGGCCACAAAGAATGTGGCGTCGTCATCTAAACCCAAGCCAAGAACTGGCGAGACAAGAGCGGGCACTCGCCGCCGCAACCAAAACCCCCTTGCCTACGGAAGAGTTACTAACCTATAAGAAAATCGAGAGTGAAATAAGCTATGACAAAGCGACACGTTACCCTCCCCGAGTCCGCGGAAGCGGGCGTACGCGGGTTTATCGATGAAGTAGACGAGCGACTCGCAAGCGACGAGGATACGTGCCAGGTCGTAAAGGAGGTGCTCATCGACCTGCACGGTGACCGCGACGCCTACGAGGCGTGGCAGAGCGGCGAGCCGGTGTCGAACGCCGAGCGCGTCCGACTCCAGAGCTACGATCCGTGTAACTCCACGCTGGAGAGCGAATACTACGCCGAGAAGGACGAGGAGAAGTTCCGCCGGTCGAAACACCTCCAATGGCTCTGGCGGCAGTTCGACGCGACGCCGATGGCGGACAACGTCGAGTTCGCCCTGCGATTCCGCCAGATGATGGCGAACCACCTCTTCGAGGATGCGGGCGACGACCTCCGTATCTTCAAGGGCGTCACGATGACGTACGGCCACAACATCACGGTCGGCGACAACACGGTCATTCACGACGACGTTCACCTCGACGACCGCGGCAAGTTGACGATCGGGAACCGTTGTTCGATCAGCGACGGCGTGCACATCTACAGTCACGATCACGACATCATCGACCAGACGGACGTGACGAACTTCCACACCGTCATCGGGGACGACGCGCGCGTGACCTACGACGCGATGGTGCGCGCGGGCGTGAAAATCGGCGAGGACTCCGTGGTCGGTGCGCGGGCGGTCGTCCAGAGCGACGTGCCTGCCCATCATATCGCCGTCGGCATGCCAGCCAAAAGCATCAAGATCAAGCCCGGCTACGAGGACGAGGCCGCTCCGTTGGACGACGTTCCACCGACGGAGAAGGAATCACGCCGTATCGACGACGAACTACCCGACAACCTCGAACAGTTCGACGAGTTCCGGCGTACCCCCTCTTCGTCGGAGTAACCCGGACCGTTTTTCTCCTGTCAATCCGTGGTGGAGAGCATGCGACGTCGTACGTACCTTCGATCGATCGCGCTCGGCATTACTGGATTTGCCGGGTGTACGGACTCCCCTGGAAGTTCCCATCGGACGACGGCCAAGGGGGAACCCGGCGTGCGCGTCGAGACGGTTGCGATGAACCTCGAAGTTCCGTGGGGTGCCGATTTCGCCCCCAACGGCGATCTCTATTTCACCGAGCGACCGGGACGAATTCGCCGGATTCGAAAGAACAAAAACGAGATCATCGCCGACGTGACCGACCGCATCGCGAACGTCGGCGAGGGTGGATTGCTCGGATTGACCTTCCATCCGAAAAACGAGAATTTGGCCTACACCTATCAAACATACGAGAAGGGTGGTGACCTGCAAAACCGCGTCGTCCGGCATCGCGTCAGCGACGGATTCGAACGGGAGTCGGTCATCCTGGACGGGATTCCGGCGGCGTCCAACCACGACGGCGGGCGACTGCTGATTCACGACGGCGCGCTGTTCGTAACTACCGGCGATGCTGGGGTCGGGAAACGGGCACAGGACACGGATTCGTTGGCCGGGAAAGTCCTCAGGTTGACGCTGGACGGAAAGCCGCATCCCGACAACCCGTTCGACAACGAAGTGTTCACGTACGGGCACCGAAACCCGGAAGGATTGGCGTTCGACGGCGGAACCCTGTTCAGTACGGAACACGGACCGGACGAAAACGACGAGATCAACGTCCTCGAAGCGGGGAAGAACTACGGATGGCCCGACGTCACCGGGAAGAGCGAGAACGAGGGGTATACCGATCCGATCGCGACGTACACGCCCACGATTGCGCCCGGCGGAGCGGCCTTTTACGACGGACCGATTTCGCAGTGGAGCGGCGACTTCTTCTTCGGCGCGCTCGTCGGAACGCATCTCCACCGGGTGCGACTCGACGGTGAAAACGTCGTCGAGCAGGAACGCCTGCTCGTCAACGAGTACGGCCGCCTTCGGACGACGTTCACCGGCCCGGACGGGCATCTCTACGCGACGACGAGCAATCGGGACGGACGTGCGGAAGGCCCCGCACCGCAGGACGACCGGATACTCAAATTCAAGCCCGCGTAGTCCCTTCGCCTTCGTCCGTTTTGGGGGGTGTCGCTCCCATCGTCTTCGCATCCCGTCAGTCAGTGCCGTTCACATGTCCATCTGCCCCGCTGACAGTTATGAATCCTGTCGTACGAAGCTACCAAGTATCATGGGAGCGTATGTCATGGTGTTCCATGAACGTCTGGGGGTGGATAGTCCTGTATGTCGTCCTGTTCGTCGGGCTACAGCTGCTCATCTACCGATATCTTCGGAGCGACGACGATGCGGCGCTGCTCGCATCGACGCCGTCCGGGTCGGATGGGCACGTGCCCGACGACATCCGACGGGAACGTATCCTCGAAGAGTTTAGCGAGGCGGAGACGAACTCCGACATGCGCGTGTGCCCGCACTGTGGGACCGAAAACGGCGTCGGATACACGTTCTGCCGCGAGTGCGTCGGCCCACTCGGCGTGTGGTAGCTGTCGAAGGGGGTAGCTACCAAAGGGGGTAGCCACGCTTTTCTCGTTCCCGTCCCCAGCGTGAGCTATGCCCCGTGCCGTCGCCATCAACGTCGCCGCCAACACCAACCAGCCCGGCGTTCGCGGCCCGATCTTTCCGGACGGGCGGTTCGAATACCTCCCGATTCCCGAATCCGAACCGACGAACCGGTCGGTACCGACCTACGCGGACCTCGACCCGTCGGTCGAACTGCCGGACGGAGCCGAAACCCTTCCCGTCCACCTCGACCCTGAATTCGCGGAGTACCCGTGCTGTGAGCGCTACACCTACGGCGACCCGTTCGGCGTGAAAGCCCGGCCGCTGTTGGAACTGGATCGCGGCGATTACGTCTTCTTCTACGCCACGCTCTCGACCGTCGGAGAACCGGCCCGCGACTGGATTTCACCGCGATGGGGTGCGTACATCATCGGCCAGTTTCGATTGGCGCGGGACCCTATTGCGGGGTCGGAGTTCGCGGGATTGGATTCGGAAGAACAGCGAGCTTTCGAGAACAACGCCCACCTCAAACGGGAGGAGTTCGACGCGGAAGTGCTGGTGGAAGGTGCTCCGGACGAATCGGGACTGTACGAAACGGCGGTTCCGTTGAGTAGTCCCGAGAAAGGGTCGAAAGCGAACAGGCTGGTCACGGAGTTATCGAGTGACTCGGGGAAGGGACCGTGGTGGCGGCGGCCGATGAAGTTCGACGGTGACGGGATTCGGGAAATTTCGGAATTTGGAGAGTGACTCCGCTCGTCACCTTCGTTCCTCGCAGAATGCACCGACCGGGAGGAACTGGACGAGACGACCTCGCTGCGCTCGGCTGCGACTCGCGTGCTCAACACCCGCCGGGTACATCGCTCGTCACGTTCGTTCCTCGCAGAATGCACCGACCGGGAGTTGAACCCGGGCTATAAGCTTGGGAAGCTTATGTCCTGCCACTAGACCACCGGTGCATGGCGCTCACTTCGTTCCCACCATGCACGTGATTTGCAAATCCTTCGGATTTGCTCACTACCGTTGGATGAAATCCAACGGCGTGCGCGATCCGTTGGATCGCGCACCACCGGTGCACTCAACCCGAATAAGCTCAGGCGAACGAGAGCGAGCAGTCGTGTGCTTTCCACTTCATTCCGATTCCACTTCAACGTAGCGTTTCGGACGTTCGTCCAGAAATACGACGAAGAGGGGAGGTTTTAGTCATCAGCGTTCCTACAGGCGTACATGATAGATCTCGAACTCTCGACGGAAGAACTCGACGCACACCGTGATCACATCGTGTCGTTCATTCGTGAGACGGTGGCCGACGCGGGGACGGATTCGGCGGTTCTCGGCCTCTCCGGCGGTATCGACAGCACGCTGACGGCGTACCTCGCCGTGGAGGCACTGGGCACCGAGAACGTCCACGGTCTCGTCATGCCCGGCGCTGTGAGTCGGGAGGACAACATGAGCGACGCGGAGTGGGTGGCGTCGGACCTCGAAATCACCTACGACGTGTTCGAAATCAACCCAATCGTGGACACGTTCTTGGACGCCTACTCGGAAGCGGAGGGTGACCACATGGCGGTGGGCAACGCCCGCGCCCGAACCCGCGCGGTGATGAACTACCTCGTCGCCAATCACGAGGGATCGGTCGTCCTCGGCACCGGCAACCGCACCGAGGCGCTCGTCGGCTACTTCACGAAGTACGGCGACGGCGCGGTGGACTGTCACCCCATCGGCAACCTCTACAAACAACAGGTTCGACAGCTCGCCGTCCACGTCGGCGTTCCGGACAGACTCGCCGAAAAGGAAGCGACGGCGGGACTGTGGGCGGGCCAGACCGACGAGGAAGAGTTGGGTATCGATTACGACACGCTGGACGCGATTCTGGCGCTCCACGTCGATGGACCCCTGTCCGCGTCGGCGACGGCGCGGCAGGTCGACGGCGCGTCGGCCGAAGACGTCCGACGGATCGACGAGATGTACCGGCTGAGCGAGCACAAACGCGCCGTGCCGCAATCTCCCGAATCGTTGTAAGTTCCGATTGACTCTCGGTCGATTCTCAAAAGTACGAGAGAGAAAGAAGTGGTGCCGAATATCCCCGTAGAAGTACAGCGGCGAGAATTCGAGTGTTATCGTTGGTAGTAGATTTCAACGAGCTTGAAAACTGCCCAGATAGTAATGAAAATGAAGCTGATGAAAACCACACTCATCTAAAGGAGTGGCAGCGGCCGGGCGACCCCAAAGAGGTCCAGCCCAAAGCTGATGAGCTTTCCAAGGGCTGCATAGATGAGTGGACCAATCACGATTAGCGCGAGGAGTGACGCACCAATGACTTCGAGAACGTTCCGAGCGTAGGGCTTTTTGAGTGACTGAACAACTGAATTCATAGTTACTACTACAACAGCAACGAGAATATAGATTTCTAAGATTTCTCCTCTGTATCTTAGTACGCCGGTGCGGCGATACCTCCCACTTGTTACTCACTCTGCGCCGACGATGGGCCACTGTTTTGGAGTTCACTCCCGAGGATGTCCACTTCAGCGACTACGAGGCTAAATCGACCGATTTCCGTTATGTTCTCGCTCCTACTTCCGCTCTTCCGCGATGCTATCGGCGTTCGCGGCGACGAGTTCGCCGAAGGCTTCCGCCTCGCACGCCAGTTGGACGTCGGTCGATGACCCATCGCGGACTCGTTCCTTGACGACCGAAAGCGCCGCCGGGACGTTCTCCGCGAGTTCGTCGGCGACGGCGCGCGGCGTTTCCGTGAGGCGTGAAACGAGCCCCATCCGATGGGCCGTTTCGGCCGAGAGGACGCGGCCCGAGAGCGCGATGTCGAGCGCGTCACCCATGCCGACGATTTCGGGGAGTCGGGTCGTCCCGCCCCATGCGCCGAAGATTCCGAGGCGGACGCCGGGTTCGGCGAACGTCGCGTCGAACGTCGCCACCCGAAGATCACACGCCAGCGCGAGTTCGACGCCCCCGCCGCGCGCCGGACCGTCGATTCCGGCGACGACGACGCTATCGCTCCCTTCGATGTCGTTTGCGACTCGCTGACCGTGGCTCGCGAACTCCTCCGCCGACTCCCCATCCAACGACGCGACGACGTCGAGGTCGGCCCCGGCACAGAACGCCCCACCAGCGCCGCGGAGATAGACGACCGGTTGTGTCGCTTCTCGGACCGCCGAGGAGAGCGCGTCGAGTCCGTCCGGTGTGAGCGCGTTTCGACGCTTCGGGCGGTCGATGGTCACGATTCTAATTTTCGGCTCGTCGGTGATGCGAATCATGCTGTCCAGTTGGAGACGCTTTCCAAAGGTCTTTGGCTGTCCCGTCGTAAGTTCCGACAATGGAAGAGGCCGTCCGGGCGCGCGGGGCTGCGCGCGAGGCTATCGAAGACATTACGCCAGCGCACCTCCGCGACCACATCGATGGGCTACTGCAGTCCTCGACGGTCGTTCCGGGGGTGGTGACGTTGTTAAGCGCGCGAGCCGTCGAGAGCGGTGCCAAGACGGGCGACGTCGAAGCCCGTGCCGCGGGCGTGCAACTGATCTACGAGGGATTGGGCCTCACACGCACGCTGGCACGCGACGAACCGTGGAACGGGGAGCAACCGTACATCGAGAGCAACATCGCCGTTCTGGCGGCGGACGTGATGGTCTCCCGCGGATTCTCCCTGTTGGCACGGACGGAAGCGGCCGATACGGCCGTTCGAACCGTCAAGTCGTTCGGTCGGGACCAGACCGAACGGCGGACCGAGCACGCGCTCGAAACGGACGTGTTCGAACTCGCCATGGTCGCCGGAACGACAGCGGCAGGTCACGAGGTTCCGACCGGAATCCGGCGATACGCCGAGCAACTGGCGACGTCGGTCGCCAACCGCGACTCGACCGAACTTCTGTTCGACGAGGCGGTGGATACGCTGACGAAGCTGTCAGGAAGACATCCAAACTGGTTCGATGAGACCACCTCGTCGGCCACCGATCCCTGACGCGAATCGAAACGCCTAAACCCAGTTCGGCGTGTAGAAATGAATGCCTGCGCCTGGGTAGCTTAGCGGTAAAGCGCGTCCTTGGTAAGGACGAGAGCCCGGGTTCAAATCCCGGCCTAGGCTTCTCCGATTTTTGAACCACAAGTTATGTCTTTCGTGTTATGTTTCCTCTGACTTCGTGGTTGACTACGGAACGATGCTCGGGGACGTACGTGATAACAACACGTGTTTTTAGAAACTCACGTGTCTCTCCGAAAATATAGAATACATTTCCAATTATTGGATACATAAATATATTCTTGTGGTTGTTATATGAATTATAGGAAAGGTCGTGTGACCGAGAATGATAGACGAACATGCCCAAAGACAGCAGGCGAACGTTCCTGAAGACTGTCGGACTCGCCACCGGGGCCGCGACGGTCTCCGGAACGGGAATGGTCCTCGCACAGCAGAACGACGATAGCAGCGAAAGCAGCGACGAGAGCGGAGGCGACGACACCACAGGACGCGGTGGCGGTTGGACGACCTTCCGCGGCGACTCGGCTCGCACGGGAGCGACGGACGAGAGCGGTCCGGCCCCGTACGCGACGACCGATTGGTCGATGGACATCGATGGCACGACGCGGCTGGGTAGTCGATCGACAAACGGCGTGGATCGGAGCCAGATAGAACCGGTGTTCGCCGACGGGACGATGTACCTCGGCGTGAAGACCGATACCGGAACCTACGACAGCGATGGATACGTCGTCGCGTACGATCCCGACACCGGCGGCGAACTG is a window from the Haladaptatus sp. R4 genome containing:
- a CDS encoding acyltransferase; translation: MTKRHVTLPESAEAGVRGFIDEVDERLASDEDTCQVVKEVLIDLHGDRDAYEAWQSGEPVSNAERVRLQSYDPCNSTLESEYYAEKDEEKFRRSKHLQWLWRQFDATPMADNVEFALRFRQMMANHLFEDAGDDLRIFKGVTMTYGHNITVGDNTVIHDDVHLDDRGKLTIGNRCSISDGVHIYSHDHDIIDQTDVTNFHTVIGDDARVTYDAMVRAGVKIGEDSVVGARAVVQSDVPAHHIAVGMPAKSIKIKPGYEDEAAPLDDVPPTEKESRRIDDELPDNLEQFDEFRRTPSSSE
- a CDS encoding sorbosone dehydrogenase family protein, which codes for MRRRTYLRSIALGITGFAGCTDSPGSSHRTTAKGEPGVRVETVAMNLEVPWGADFAPNGDLYFTERPGRIRRIRKNKNEIIADVTDRIANVGEGGLLGLTFHPKNENLAYTYQTYEKGGDLQNRVVRHRVSDGFERESVILDGIPAASNHDGGRLLIHDGALFVTTGDAGVGKRAQDTDSLAGKVLRLTLDGKPHPDNPFDNEVFTYGHRNPEGLAFDGGTLFSTEHGPDENDEINVLEAGKNYGWPDVTGKSENEGYTDPIATYTPTIAPGGAAFYDGPISQWSGDFFFGALVGTHLHRVRLDGENVVEQERLLVNEYGRLRTTFTGPDGHLYATTSNRDGRAEGPAPQDDRILKFKPA
- a CDS encoding permease — encoded protein: MNVWGWIVLYVVLFVGLQLLIYRYLRSDDDAALLASTPSGSDGHVPDDIRRERILEEFSEAETNSDMRVCPHCGTENGVGYTFCRECVGPLGVW
- a CDS encoding NAD+ synthase — protein: MIDLELSTEELDAHRDHIVSFIRETVADAGTDSAVLGLSGGIDSTLTAYLAVEALGTENVHGLVMPGAVSREDNMSDAEWVASDLEITYDVFEINPIVDTFLDAYSEAEGDHMAVGNARARTRAVMNYLVANHEGSVVLGTGNRTEALVGYFTKYGDGAVDCHPIGNLYKQQVRQLAVHVGVPDRLAEKEATAGLWAGQTDEEELGIDYDTLDAILALHVDGPLSASATARQVDGASAEDVRRIDEMYRLSEHKRAVPQSPESL
- a CDS encoding enoyl-CoA hydratase/isomerase family protein, whose amino-acid sequence is MIRITDEPKIRIVTIDRPKRRNALTPDGLDALSSAVREATQPVVYLRGAGGAFCAGADLDVVASLDGESAEEFASHGQRVANDIEGSDSVVVAGIDGPARGGGVELALACDLRVATFDATFAEPGVRLGIFGAWGGTTRLPEIVGMGDALDIALSGRVLSAETAHRMGLVSRLTETPRAVADELAENVPAALSVVKERVRDGSSTDVQLACEAEAFGELVAANADSIAEERK